From a single Apostichopus japonicus isolate 1M-3 chromosome 12, ASM3797524v1, whole genome shotgun sequence genomic region:
- the LOC139977295 gene encoding uncharacterized protein: MDVETYSIQLPPYTRWLLFAFIVSLSVSLNESTEILIRLGTVGKIKVNFVTSGHVPFVTWTLPQSTTIQHDLQVDSVVKTTEDYKSTVAEDGMFAALEIYNVNFLDAGTYTCRMDFSDTGTSSERSIQVSVIAFPSVSMRNGATEDKTTSATCCINVSLAVEDTITWTINESRSLLISQEVKTYFSAGVIKQLSSEIIFEVNRRYHRQMLRCSLRKTMNVYSEVAMDVLYPASIRYAENGLHHLSVYQFANVCCISEGNPRPSVELQWLSTEGDWKFLSNVTEYVYYREPFTYWTFMIHVAVRQPLQVRCFAINKIPPVATTQVLNVVAKLTSIRNLSTVYLPRQLLAAVISVVLALIFLVALLIRILKSKYNIVMVHFRLYLNRIENPTSKSYH, translated from the exons ATGGATGTAGAAACTTATTCAATACAACTACCGCCGTACACAAGATGGTTGCTATTTGCTTTCATAGTTTCTTTGTCAG TATCTCTGAACGAAAGCACGGAAATTCTAATACGACTTGGTACCGTTGggaaaataaaagtaaacttCGTCACGAGTGGACATGTACCATTCGTCACGTGGACTTTGCCCCAATCAACAACCATTCAACATGATTTACAAGTGGATAGCGTAGTAAAGACGACCGAAGACTACAAGTCTACTGTAGCGGAAGACGGCATGTTTGCTGCACTGGAGATTTACAATGTCAACTTTCTTGATGCTGGTACATATACCTGTCGTATGGATTTTTCGGACACAGGAACATCGTCAGAGAGATCTATTCAAGTTTCAGTTATTG CTTTTCCATCCGTGTCAATGAGAAATGGTGCAACAGAAGATAAGACAACATCAGCTACATGTTGTATAAATGTATCCCTTGCAGTAGAGGATACCATCACATGGACTATCAATGAAAGTAGATCGTTGCTTATTTCGCAAGAAGTGAAAACGTATTTTTCAGCGGGAGTTATTAAACAATTGAGTAGTGAGATTATCTTTGAAGTAAATCGCCGCTATCATCGTCAAATGTTAAGGTGTTCGTTGCGTAAAACGATGAATGTCTACTCGGAAGTGGCAATGGACGTCCTAT ATCCAGCCTCAATCAGATACGCAGAGAATGGCTTACATCATCTATCTGTTTACCAGTTTGCCAACGTATGCTGTATTTCTGAGGGTAACCCTAGACCAAGTGTAGAATTACAATGGCTGTCAACAGAGGGAGATTGGAAATTCCTTTCCAACGTCACTGAGTATGTTTATTATAGAGAACCATTCACGTATTGGACGTTCATGATACACGTGGCCGTGAGACAGCCTCTGCAAGTAAGATGCTTcgctatcaacaagattccgcCAGTTGCAACAACACAAGTATTGAATGTTGTAGCTAAAT tgACATCTATTAGAAATTTATCTACGGTGTATTTACCACGACAATTATTAGCAGCCGTCATTTCAGTTGTTCTTGCTTTAATATTTCTAGTGGCTTTGCTAATACGAATATTAAAAAGTAAGTACAACATAGTCATGGTTCACTTTAGGCTATATTTAAACAGAATTGAAAATCCAACATCGAAAAGCTATCACTAA